A genomic window from Bacteroidota bacterium includes:
- a CDS encoding DUF2807 domain-containing protein: MKTSIKLLLAALGVVLVSITISIIVLRANWKPSQIKKEKVEKLALRDFDKIIVDGDVDIQVYQKNNFETFVEGDSKMKGISAVIDSNHALHLYSKVKNNNLSVKIGLPKLIRLETHGNVNVQLNNFKTDSLALCLYDHSDLDATNNRISSLNVQASGESNLNVLFYKGKRIELRLQNQALANIQNLNGILSGELNDSTHCVVENSKIDKLNLTVGPAANLNIVGSR, translated from the coding sequence ATGAAAACAAGTATAAAATTACTGCTGGCAGCACTGGGTGTCGTATTGGTTTCTATAACCATTTCCATAATCGTGTTAAGGGCAAATTGGAAACCAAGCCAGATTAAGAAGGAAAAGGTTGAGAAGCTTGCATTAAGGGATTTTGACAAAATTATTGTTGACGGAGATGTAGATATTCAGGTTTACCAAAAGAATAATTTTGAAACCTTTGTGGAAGGTGATTCAAAAATGAAAGGAATCTCGGCTGTGATCGACAGCAACCATGCCCTGCATCTCTATTCAAAAGTTAAGAACAATAACCTCTCAGTGAAAATTGGTTTGCCCAAACTAATCAGGCTTGAAACCCATGGCAATGTCAACGTTCAATTAAATAATTTCAAAACAGATTCACTGGCTTTATGTTTGTACGATCATTCCGATTTGGATGCAACCAATAATCGGATCTCGTCGTTAAATGTACAGGCAAGTGGAGAGTCTAATTTGAATGTATTATTTTATAAAGGGAAAAGGATAGAGTTGAGGTTGCAAAATCAGGCCTTAGCTAATATTCAAAATTTAAATGGGATACTCAGTGGAGAATTAAATGATTCTACCCACTGCGTGGTTGAAAACAGTAAAATCGACAAATTAAATCTAACTGTCGGACCTGCAGCTAATTTGAATATTGTAGGATCGAGGTAG
- a CDS encoding GntR family transcriptional regulator — translation MEFRDKQSIYLQIADHFIDNILLKIWKPEDRIPSVREVAVMVEVNPNTVMRTFTYLQEKGVIYNKRGIGYFVSPGAFNIAHEIKKEAFIENELPLVFKTMDMLHFTLDDLKNLYQQSKKVSEKE, via the coding sequence ATGGAATTTAGGGATAAACAATCAATATACCTGCAGATTGCCGATCATTTCATCGACAATATACTCCTGAAAATCTGGAAACCGGAGGACAGGATACCTTCTGTGCGTGAAGTGGCAGTGATGGTAGAGGTAAATCCTAATACGGTTATGCGTACATTTACTTACCTGCAGGAGAAGGGCGTAATTTACAATAAACGCGGGATTGGTTATTTCGTTTCGCCTGGGGCATTTAATATTGCCCATGAAATAAAAAAAGAAGCCTTTATTGAAAATGAGCTTCCTTTAGTTTTTAAAACAATGGATATGCTCCATTTTACGTTGGACGACCTGAAAAATTTATATCAACAGTCAAAAAAAGTAAGTGAAAAGGAATAG